The following are encoded in a window of Kitasatospora sp. NBC_01250 genomic DNA:
- a CDS encoding MFS transporter, whose product MYKNLRGRPGAVLAAAAVAQFVLALDMSVVNVALPTIRDALGFTPLGLSWVVHGYALAFGGLLLLGGRACDLYGRRRLFALGLGVFGLCSLAGGSAQAPWQLVAARAGQGLGAAAAAPAALAMLTTTFPEGRARTRALGVWSAVNAAGGALGVLVGGLLTQYAGWRWVMLVNLPIVAAALVLLPADADAGADADAGAGAEAPTTGRKDPDVLGALLATGGIGLLVFGVLRTDTRGWTSATTVSTLAAAVVLLAAFVVTESRAAAPLLRLGLLRSRWVAGANVLVFLAAAGQFSAFYFVSLYLQQVLGLGAAATGAAFLPFSAGLVAGTVVATRLTAVRSPRAALIPGALLAAAGLAWFACIRVDGGFLTDVLGPALLTSIGTGLVLAPVAAAATTGVAPQEAGMASGVFNSARQLGGCVGLAVLATVAAHRTGQATGPAALNAGYATGLAVGAALFLLAGAVAIALLPRRRAAATTVPAAVPAPNRPKDRTPS is encoded by the coding sequence ATGTATAAAAACTTACGGGGGCGACCCGGAGCCGTGCTGGCTGCTGCCGCGGTCGCGCAGTTCGTCCTCGCCCTGGACATGTCGGTGGTCAACGTCGCGCTGCCCACCATCCGCGACGCCCTGGGATTCACCCCGCTCGGGCTCTCCTGGGTCGTGCACGGCTACGCGCTCGCCTTCGGCGGCCTGCTGCTGCTCGGCGGCCGTGCCTGCGACCTGTACGGCCGGCGCCGGCTCTTCGCCCTGGGCCTGGGCGTCTTCGGACTCTGCTCCCTGGCGGGCGGGTCGGCCCAGGCGCCCTGGCAACTGGTCGCCGCCAGGGCCGGCCAGGGCCTGGGCGCCGCTGCCGCCGCACCGGCCGCCCTGGCCATGCTGACCACGACCTTCCCCGAGGGGCGGGCACGCACCCGCGCACTCGGGGTGTGGAGCGCGGTGAATGCGGCCGGCGGCGCGCTGGGTGTGCTCGTGGGCGGGCTGCTGACGCAGTACGCGGGCTGGCGGTGGGTCATGCTGGTCAACCTGCCCATCGTCGCGGCGGCCCTCGTGCTGCTCCCCGCAGACGCAGACGCAGGCGCGGACGCGGACGCGGGCGCGGGAGCCGAGGCGCCGACCACCGGTCGCAAGGACCCGGACGTGCTCGGCGCCCTGCTGGCGACCGGCGGCATCGGGCTGCTGGTGTTCGGCGTCCTGCGCACGGACACCCGGGGCTGGACCTCCGCGACCACCGTGTCGACCCTCGCCGCCGCGGTCGTGCTGCTGGCCGCCTTCGTCGTCACCGAGTCCAGGGCCGCCGCACCGCTGCTGCGCCTGGGGCTCCTGCGCAGCCGCTGGGTCGCCGGCGCCAACGTCCTGGTGTTCCTCGCGGCGGCCGGGCAGTTCAGCGCCTTCTACTTCGTCTCCCTCTACCTGCAGCAGGTGCTCGGCCTGGGCGCCGCGGCCACCGGCGCCGCCTTCCTGCCCTTCTCCGCGGGCCTGGTCGCGGGCACCGTCGTCGCGACCCGCCTCACCGCCGTCCGCTCCCCGCGCGCGGCGCTGATCCCCGGCGCGCTGCTGGCCGCGGCGGGGCTGGCCTGGTTCGCGTGCATCCGCGTGGACGGCGGCTTCCTCACCGACGTCCTCGGCCCCGCCCTGCTCACCAGCATCGGGACCGGACTGGTGCTGGCCCCGGTCGCCGCCGCCGCGACCACCGGCGTCGCGCCCCAGGAGGCCGGCATGGCCTCGGGTGTCTTCAACAGCGCACGCCAACTCGGCGGTTGCGTCGGCCTGGCCGTCCTCGCGACCGTCGCGGCACACCGCACCGGCCAGGCCACCGGCCCCGCCGCGCTGAACGCCGGCTACGCCACGGGCCTGGCGGTCGGCGCCGCACTCTTCCTGCTCGCGGGGGCCGTGGCGATCGCCCTGCTGCCCCGCCGCCGGGCCGCCGCCACCACCGTGCCAGCCGCCGTCCCCGCTCCGAACCGACCGAAAGACAGGACCCCGTCATGA
- a CDS encoding TetR/AcrR family transcriptional regulator — protein MPQPPAPRKTPGRPARISREEIIGAALRLLDEEGVERLTMRRLATEIGSTPMALYHHVRNKDELLVLLLDDYATRTLRRPEALPAGARERVVAAADAIHAVLADCPWIVAVLTADDLMSRTALWFVEQIVAGLVDCGLTPDQAVHGYRAIWHYTAGEIMIRAAAARRRADDDRPTYRAAVFADLDAEELPRLAQVAGRWESLTAQDTYLSGLRALVDGLTGSQAGGLTGSQAGTGR, from the coding sequence ATGCCGCAACCGCCCGCACCGCGCAAGACACCCGGCCGACCTGCCCGGATCTCCCGCGAGGAGATCATCGGGGCGGCGCTGCGGCTGCTGGACGAGGAGGGCGTGGAGCGGCTGACGATGCGCCGGCTGGCCACCGAGATCGGCAGCACGCCGATGGCGCTCTACCACCACGTCCGCAACAAGGACGAACTCCTCGTGCTGCTGCTGGACGACTACGCGACGCGGACCCTGCGCCGGCCCGAGGCGCTGCCCGCCGGGGCGCGCGAGCGGGTCGTCGCCGCCGCGGACGCGATTCACGCGGTGCTGGCCGACTGCCCCTGGATCGTCGCGGTGCTGACCGCCGACGACCTGATGTCCAGGACCGCGCTGTGGTTCGTCGAACAGATCGTGGCCGGGCTGGTCGACTGCGGACTGACGCCCGACCAGGCCGTGCACGGCTACCGCGCGATCTGGCACTACACGGCCGGCGAGATCATGATCCGCGCCGCGGCGGCCCGGCGCCGCGCGGACGACGACCGGCCCACCTACCGGGCGGCGGTCTTCGCCGACCTCGATGCCGAGGAGCTCCCCCGGCTGGCACAGGTCGCGGGCCGCTGGGAGTCGCTGACCGCTCAGGACACCTACCTGAGCGGGCTGCGGGCGCTGGTGGACGGCCTGACGGGCAGCCAGGCGGGCGGCCTGACGGGCAGCCAGGCGGGCACGGGTCGCTAG
- a CDS encoding FAD-dependent oxidoreductase: MTEIMVIGGGVAGAAAALGLHKAGFDVTVYEAHPDTGADIGAFLTLASNGMRALAQLDAAAPVAELGFPLTEMSVLDEAGQELAAMPLGEADHPLTRYRCLRRAELGAALRREVGRRGIPIRHGARLTGLVESAGGVTATFADGSSARTELAVGADGLNSTVRALLDPDQPGPEYAGQRVCYGYTTDYAPLGEASHRITMLRGSGAAFGYACSPSGETFWFARVPGPPVAADELARTTPAQWREHLLPLLCPDRTPAADIVAATAERLMVTNAQHLRPGGRWHRGRTVLIGDAAHAASPATGQGASMALEDAVVLAKALREAGPSTDALTRYELLRRPRAEQNIATSAQLTANRTNTPPPPTPSTRPPRDSARPASRTDEELLRLLDWQTPLPAPGQEG; this comes from the coding sequence TTGACGGAGATCATGGTCATCGGTGGGGGCGTCGCCGGAGCGGCGGCCGCCCTGGGCCTGCACAAGGCGGGCTTCGACGTCACCGTGTACGAGGCGCACCCGGACACCGGGGCCGACATCGGTGCCTTCCTCACCCTGGCGAGCAACGGCATGCGCGCGCTCGCCCAGCTCGACGCCGCCGCACCGGTCGCCGAACTCGGCTTCCCGCTCACCGAGATGAGCGTGCTGGACGAGGCGGGCCAGGAGCTCGCCGCGATGCCGCTCGGCGAGGCCGACCACCCGCTGACCCGCTACCGCTGTCTGCGCCGCGCCGAGTTGGGTGCGGCGCTGCGGCGCGAGGTCGGCCGCCGCGGGATCCCGATCCGGCACGGCGCGCGGCTGACCGGCCTCGTGGAGAGCGCCGGGGGAGTCACCGCGACCTTCGCCGACGGCAGCTCGGCCCGCACCGAACTCGCCGTCGGCGCCGACGGGTTGAACTCGACGGTGCGCGCCCTCCTGGACCCGGACCAGCCCGGCCCCGAGTACGCGGGCCAGCGCGTCTGCTACGGCTACACCACCGACTACGCGCCACTGGGCGAAGCCTCGCACCGGATCACCATGCTCCGCGGCAGCGGTGCCGCCTTCGGCTACGCCTGCTCCCCGTCCGGCGAGACCTTCTGGTTCGCCCGGGTGCCCGGCCCACCGGTGGCCGCCGACGAACTGGCCCGCACCACACCCGCCCAGTGGCGCGAGCACCTCCTGCCGCTGCTGTGCCCCGACCGCACGCCCGCCGCGGACATCGTGGCGGCCACGGCGGAGCGGCTGATGGTGACCAACGCCCAGCACCTGCGGCCGGGTGGCCGCTGGCACCGCGGCCGCACCGTCCTCATCGGCGACGCCGCCCACGCGGCCTCCCCGGCCACCGGCCAGGGCGCGTCGATGGCCCTGGAGGACGCGGTGGTCCTCGCCAAGGCCCTGCGCGAAGCGGGCCCGTCCACGGACGCGCTCACCCGCTACGAACTGCTCCGCAGGCCGCGCGCGGAGCAGAACATCGCCACCAGCGCCCAGCTCACCGCGAACCGCACCAACACACCCCCGCCGCCCACCCCCAGCACCCGCCCGCCCCGCGACTCCGCCCGCCCCGCATCGCGCACGGACGAGGAACTGCTGCGCCTGCTGGACTGGCAGACCCCGCTGCCCGCACCCGGCCAGGAGGGCTGA
- the bla gene encoding class A beta-lactamase, with product MNDAGFAARPSRRTMLALGAGAALAASVATAGPAAAATPGGSDLHRALADLEREHAARLGVYARNTVTGRQVRYRAGELFATCSAIKTVTVSAVLRDLDRDGDYLAKRIHYTQQDVTRSGYAPITGTPEHLANGMTVAELCAAAIDYSDNTAANLLVGELGGPQAVTAFCRSIGDRVTRLDRWEPELNSAEPGRVTDTTTPHAIGRTYARLVLGGALTAPHRQQLTTWLLGNTTSGARFRAGLPKDWRLGDKTGTGDYGTTNDVGIAWTPAGETVVLAVLSTKQDQKAPADEPLIAKAAALLAPAVG from the coding sequence ATGAACGACGCCGGCTTCGCCGCCCGTCCCAGCCGCCGCACCATGCTGGCCCTCGGTGCCGGGGCGGCGCTCGCCGCCAGCGTGGCCACCGCCGGACCGGCTGCCGCCGCGACGCCGGGCGGCAGCGACCTGCACCGGGCGCTGGCCGACCTGGAGCGCGAACACGCCGCCCGGCTCGGGGTGTACGCGCGCAACACGGTGACGGGCCGCCAGGTTCGCTACCGTGCGGGCGAGCTCTTCGCGACCTGTTCGGCCATCAAGACGGTCACCGTCTCCGCCGTCCTGCGGGACCTCGACCGGGACGGCGACTACCTGGCCAAGCGCATCCACTACACCCAGCAGGACGTCACGCGCTCGGGCTACGCCCCGATCACCGGTACCCCCGAGCACCTGGCGAACGGCATGACCGTCGCGGAGCTGTGCGCGGCGGCGATCGACTACAGCGACAACACCGCGGCCAACCTCCTGGTGGGCGAACTCGGCGGTCCCCAGGCCGTCACCGCCTTCTGCCGCTCGATCGGGGACCGCGTCACCCGGCTGGACCGCTGGGAGCCCGAACTCAACTCCGCCGAGCCCGGCCGGGTCACCGACACCACGACTCCGCACGCGATCGGCCGCACCTACGCCAGGCTCGTCCTCGGGGGCGCGCTCACGGCGCCGCACCGGCAGCAGTTGACCACCTGGCTACTGGGCAACACCACCAGCGGCGCACGCTTTCGGGCCGGACTGCCCAAGGACTGGAGGCTCGGCGACAAGACCGGCACCGGTGACTACGGCACCACCAACGACGTCGGCATCGCCTGGACTCCGGCGGGGGAGACCGTGGTGCTGGCGGTCCTGTCCACCAAGCAGGACCAGAAGGCGCCGGCGGACGAGCCGCTGATCGCCAAGGCCGCCGCCCTGCTGGCGCCCGCCGTCGGCTGA
- a CDS encoding type 2 lanthipeptide synthetase LanM family protein, which produces MTQEAVAAPLEEGWFAEPVQALAAPLLTELEHRLAELTGLATGERQVLATALRTSLSRSLQLKLNRVLLLELRAAALAGELAGADEAQRWHSFLRRASTVDYLDGLRERYPVLHERVRAAGRLQLDAGLTMARRLVADRAALGELLGAPAGPLLDLEPGAGDQHRGGHAVARLRFEGGTVMYKPRSLQVDAALRDLLTAVLPAGQAAPIRVPTVLTRLDPGGEPYGWAAHVEHVYCASEAELALFYCNLGHWLAVMRLVGGTDLHAENLLAHGPVPVVVDAESLFTPDPPTEPSGRGDAVDLAARTVRSTVLRTGILPLRLDGYTLAGVDLSAAGGLPGQQPRIPMPVIVDGGRDSARMELTAVEVRASRNHPSPAPVLARHWQQVLGGFEELTARLRRLDDQGELRRVLGAFEGCEVRLIRRPTQAYMEIGRMLWHPASLHDPAAALTRARDILARNAQGNPVAPRQAAEIEAEIDDLLLGDVPVFSMLVDPATLAAALTDWRAADLALEQEVIRGALVGAYLNERQLPARTPKPATAPHLRRAEERRRRLAAEAVRTIGAAAVRGRDGTATWISPVLTDVGWAIRPLTADLYSGQGGVVLALAQYRQEQAAGRADEVAGLDELLRGALRVLAATEDQVPTRQIGGFTGLASQLWTWSTLHEVLGEGWLLERAQARAALLDAERIGQDRALDVLGGAAGAVVPLLGLAAATGAQRWLAAAAEAGRHLERTAVLDERGARWPTALFPAAVGGFAHGATGMGWALTRLALSPAGTPADRERWRQLADRALDFERSLYSREAAAWADLRETSGVDHATAWCHGATGIGLAAADLHRRTGDPAHLETARRAGPAALREGFGWTHTLCHGDLGLWELLAALRACHPSAVPPVHQDRGAADAELLSGLEEHGAIGGLAREAFSPGLLPGLAGVVHLLLRMHPEQRLASPLLLGRAGE; this is translated from the coding sequence ATGACGCAGGAGGCCGTCGCCGCGCCGCTGGAGGAGGGCTGGTTCGCCGAGCCCGTGCAGGCGCTGGCCGCCCCGCTGCTCACCGAGCTGGAACACCGGCTCGCGGAGCTGACCGGCCTGGCCACCGGCGAACGGCAGGTGCTGGCCACCGCCTTGCGCACCAGCCTGTCGCGCTCCCTCCAGCTGAAACTGAACCGGGTCCTCCTGCTGGAGCTGCGGGCCGCGGCGCTGGCCGGTGAGCTGGCGGGCGCGGACGAGGCGCAGCGCTGGCACAGCTTCCTGCGGCGCGCCAGCACCGTCGACTACCTGGACGGGCTGCGCGAACGCTACCCCGTGCTGCACGAGCGGGTCCGCGCGGCGGGGCGCCTGCAACTGGACGCCGGACTCACCATGGCCCGGCGCCTGGTGGCCGACCGGGCGGCGCTCGGCGAGCTGCTGGGCGCGCCCGCCGGGCCGCTGCTCGACCTCGAACCCGGCGCCGGCGACCAGCACCGGGGCGGGCACGCGGTGGCCCGGCTGCGGTTCGAGGGCGGCACGGTGATGTACAAACCCCGCTCGCTGCAGGTCGACGCGGCGCTGCGGGACCTGCTCACCGCGGTGCTCCCGGCCGGGCAGGCCGCACCGATCCGGGTGCCCACCGTGCTGACCCGGCTGGACCCGGGCGGCGAGCCGTACGGCTGGGCCGCCCACGTCGAGCACGTGTACTGCGCGAGCGAGGCCGAACTCGCCCTGTTCTACTGCAACCTCGGCCACTGGCTGGCCGTCATGCGGCTGGTCGGCGGCACCGACCTGCACGCCGAGAACCTGCTCGCGCACGGTCCGGTGCCGGTGGTGGTCGACGCCGAGAGCCTGTTCACCCCTGATCCGCCCACCGAACCCAGCGGCCGTGGCGACGCGGTCGACCTGGCCGCCCGCACCGTGCGCAGCACCGTGCTGCGCACCGGCATCCTGCCGCTGCGCCTGGACGGTTACACGCTGGCCGGGGTCGACCTCTCGGCGGCCGGCGGCCTGCCGGGTCAGCAGCCGCGGATCCCGATGCCGGTGATCGTGGACGGCGGGCGGGACAGCGCCCGGATGGAGCTGACCGCCGTCGAGGTCCGGGCCTCGCGCAACCACCCGAGCCCCGCGCCGGTGCTGGCCCGGCACTGGCAGCAGGTCCTGGGCGGCTTCGAGGAGTTGACCGCGCGACTGCGCCGACTCGACGACCAGGGCGAACTGCGCCGCGTGCTCGGTGCCTTCGAGGGCTGCGAGGTGCGGCTGATCCGCCGCCCCACCCAGGCGTACATGGAGATCGGCCGGATGCTCTGGCACCCGGCCTCCTTGCACGATCCGGCCGCCGCGCTGACCCGGGCCAGGGACATCCTGGCCCGCAACGCGCAGGGCAACCCGGTCGCACCCCGGCAGGCCGCCGAGATCGAGGCGGAGATCGACGACCTGCTGCTCGGCGACGTCCCGGTCTTCAGCATGCTGGTGGATCCGGCCACCCTGGCGGCCGCGCTGACCGACTGGCGCGCGGCCGACCTCGCCCTGGAGCAGGAGGTGATCCGCGGCGCCCTGGTCGGCGCCTACCTGAACGAGCGCCAACTGCCCGCGCGGACACCGAAACCGGCCACCGCACCGCACCTGCGCCGGGCCGAGGAGCGCCGCCGGCGGCTGGCCGCCGAGGCGGTCCGCACCATCGGCGCCGCTGCCGTGCGCGGCCGCGACGGCACGGCCACCTGGATCAGCCCGGTACTCACCGATGTCGGCTGGGCGATCCGCCCGCTGACCGCCGACCTCTACAGCGGGCAGGGCGGCGTCGTCCTCGCGCTGGCCCAGTACCGGCAGGAACAGGCCGCCGGCCGGGCCGACGAGGTGGCGGGGCTCGACGAGCTGCTGCGGGGCGCCCTGCGGGTGCTCGCCGCCACCGAGGACCAGGTGCCCACCCGGCAGATCGGCGGCTTCACCGGCCTCGCCTCCCAGCTGTGGACCTGGTCGACGCTGCACGAAGTCCTCGGGGAGGGCTGGCTGCTGGAGCGCGCGCAGGCCAGGGCCGCACTGCTGGACGCGGAGCGGATCGGCCAGGACCGGGCACTGGACGTGCTCGGCGGCGCGGCCGGCGCCGTCGTGCCGCTGCTGGGGCTCGCCGCGGCCACCGGGGCGCAGCGCTGGCTGGCGGCCGCCGCCGAGGCGGGCCGGCACCTGGAGCGGACGGCCGTGCTGGACGAGCGCGGAGCGCGCTGGCCCACCGCGCTCTTCCCGGCGGCGGTGGGCGGCTTCGCGCACGGCGCCACCGGCATGGGCTGGGCGCTCACCAGGCTCGCACTCAGCCCGGCCGGAACGCCGGCGGATCGCGAGCGCTGGCGTCAACTCGCCGACCGGGCACTCGACTTCGAACGATCGCTGTACTCGCGGGAGGCGGCCGCCTGGGCCGACCTGCGGGAGACCAGCGGGGTGGACCACGCCACCGCCTGGTGCCACGGTGCCACCGGCATCGGGCTGGCCGCCGCGGACCTCCACCGGCGCACCGGGGATCCGGCCCACCTGGAGACCGCCCGCCGGGCCGGCCCGGCCGCGCTGCGCGAGGGCTTCGGCTGGACCCACACGCTGTGCCACGGGGACCTGGGGCTGTGGGAGCTGCTCGCGGCGCTGCGCGCCTGCCATCCCTCGGCCGTGCCCCCGGTGCACCAGGACCGCGGTGCCGCCGACGCCGAGTTGCTCAGCGGCCTGGAGGAGCACGGCGCGATCGGCGGACTGGCCCGCGAGGCGTTCTCGCCGGGTCTGCTGCCTGGACTGGCCGGTGTGGTCCACCTGTTGCTGCGGATGCACCCCGAACAGCGGCTGGCCTCCCCGTTGCTGCTCGGCCGCGCGGGGGAGTGA